Part of the Spiribacter salinus M19-40 genome, CGCGTATGCCGAGGGCCGGCCGCTCATGGAGCTTGCCCAGGAGATGACCGACCTCTCTGACGAGGATCTGGCACGGTTGCTTGATCCCCGGGCGCTCACGGCCGGGGGGATTCCTGGAGCAGACTAGGCGTATGGCATTCGACGCGGACGCCGTTCTCAAGCACCTCCCCACCGCGCCAGGCGTCTATCGGATGATGGACGCCTCGGGGGCGGTGATTTACGTCGGCAAGGCCCGTCAACTCAAGCGCCGCGTATCGAGTTATTTCCGTAAGGGGGCGCACAACGCCAAGACGCAGGCGCTCGTCAGCCAAGTGGCGGATCTGCAGGTCACTGTGACCCATACCGAGGCCGAGGCCCTCATCCTTGAGAACAATCTCATTAAGGAGCACCGGCCTCGCTACAACGTGCTGCTGCGCGATGACAAGAGCTATCCGTACATTCATCTCTCAACGCAGCAGGACTTTCCGCGGTTGAGTTTCCACCGCGGGCAGCGCAAGACGGAGGGCCAGACCTTCGGACCGTTCCCGTCCTCCGGGGCGGTGCGCGAGACGCTGAATCACCTCCAGAAGGTCTTCCCGGTGCGCCAGTGCCGCGACAGCTTCTACCGGCACCGCTCGCGGCCCTGTCTGCAACATCAGATTAGCCGCTGTACGGCCCCTTGCGTGGGGCTCGTCAGCCAGGCGGACTACGCTCGGGATGTCCGCCATGTGGAGATGTTTCTCTCGGGCCAGAGCAACGAGGTGGTCGACGAGCTCGTGGGCCGCATGGAGCAGGCCGCTGAAGATCTGCAGTTCGAGCAGGCGGCGCGCCTGCGTGACCGCATCAGCAGCCTGCGGCGAATCCAGGAGCGGCAGTACGTGGCGGGCGCCAAGGGGGATGTCGATGTCATCGCCTGTCGCACGCGCGAGAACTTGGCCTGTGTGCAGGTCTTTGTGATTCGGGATGGGCGTAATCTGGGTAACCAGACCTACTTTCCCAAAGCACCCCCCGATACCGACACCGAGGAACTGATCTACAGCTTCATCGCCCGACATTACCTTGGCCGCGAGACCCCGGCGGAACTGTTGGTGAGCCATGCCCTACCGGATAGCGAAGTGCTTGAAGAGGCCCTCAGTCACGATGCCGGACATCGAGTGCGGGTTTCATCGCGTCTGCGTGGCGAGCGCCGGCGTTGGATGGAGATGGCTGAGCGCAATGCCGAGCACGCGCTGAGTGCCAGAATGAACAGTGAGGCGATCATGGAGCGGCGATTCGAGGATCTCCAGCAGGCCCTTGGGCTTGATGAGATTCCCGAGCGCATTGAATGCTTCGACATCAGCCACACACAGGGTGAAGCGACGGTGGCCTCCTGCGTCGTCTTTGGTCGCGAAGGCCCCATCAAGGATGACTATCGTCGCTTTAATATCGAGGGCGTCACGGGGGGCGACGACTACGCCGCGATGCACCAGGCCCTGGAGCGGCGCTATCGGCGGGTGAAAGAGGGTGAAGGGACGCCGCCTGACCTGCTTTTGATCGATGGGGGAGAGGGCCAGCTTAAACAGGCTGAAAATGTCCTGGAGGATCTCCAGCTCGACATGATCCTGCCGGTAGGCATCGCCAAGGGACCGCGCCGGCGCGCGGGTGAGGAAGTGCTGCTGATCGCGGGCCAGCCCGAAGACATTCGCCTGGCGCCCGAGTCGCCAGCGCTGCATTTGCTCCAGCAGGCGCGAGACGAGGCCCATCGGTTTGCGATCACGGGCCATCGCAATCGGCGCGGTAAGTCGCGGACAACCTCCAG contains:
- the uvrC gene encoding excinuclease ABC subunit UvrC is translated as MAFDADAVLKHLPTAPGVYRMMDASGAVIYVGKARQLKRRVSSYFRKGAHNAKTQALVSQVADLQVTVTHTEAEALILENNLIKEHRPRYNVLLRDDKSYPYIHLSTQQDFPRLSFHRGQRKTEGQTFGPFPSSGAVRETLNHLQKVFPVRQCRDSFYRHRSRPCLQHQISRCTAPCVGLVSQADYARDVRHVEMFLSGQSNEVVDELVGRMEQAAEDLQFEQAARLRDRISSLRRIQERQYVAGAKGDVDVIACRTRENLACVQVFVIRDGRNLGNQTYFPKAPPDTDTEELIYSFIARHYLGRETPAELLVSHALPDSEVLEEALSHDAGHRVRVSSRLRGERRRWMEMAERNAEHALSARMNSEAIMERRFEDLQQALGLDEIPERIECFDISHTQGEATVASCVVFGREGPIKDDYRRFNIEGVTGGDDYAAMHQALERRYRRVKEGEGTPPDLLLIDGGEGQLKQAENVLEDLQLDMILPVGIAKGPRRRAGEEVLLIAGQPEDIRLAPESPALHLLQQARDEAHRFAITGHRNRRGKSRTTSSLEEIGGLGPKRRQALMQQFGGLKGMKRAGVEDLERVPGISRALAERIHGYLNGGA